Below is a genomic region from Candidatus Eisenbacteria bacterium.
CGATGCCGACGACGTCGACCTCCCTGCCGAGGAGGCCCTGATCGCAGAGCGCCTGGAAGACCAGCCGGCCGATTCGACCGAATCCGTTGATACCGACCTTGATTGCCATCTCGTCCCTCCTGCGAAGCGAAGCGGTTTCGCACGCCGCGGCGGGTGGTCCGCTACCGTCCCTGGTGAGCGGGTGCTCGAGCGGCGAGTCGGGCGCCCGATCAGCCGGACAGTTTCGTCTTGAGCACGGAGACGGTCGCGCCCGCCCGCGGCAGCGCAGCGCGCTGCGCGCGGATGCGGGCGAACGTCTTCGACAGATCCGTTTTCACCGCCGGGACGTACCGGAACGCCGGCGAGAGGATCGACGTGTGTCCGTCTGGAAGCTGCGGCTTGTTGATCGAGCGATCGTTCATGTCGGTAATCCTGTTATCACCGTGCGCAGACTAACGGGGATTCCGCGGCGAGTCGTCAGCGAAACGTCTGCATTCGGTCGGGGTTCGGCGTCCCTCTACGCCGTCGCGATACGCATGAGATTGGTGGTGCCCGGCGTGCCGAACGGCATGCCGGCGATCGCGACGATGGTCTGGCCGGGCTCGGCGAACCCCTCGCGGCGCGACACGCGGCACGCGAGATCCGTCATCTCCGCCACGTCGCGTACGCCCTCGATGTGCACCGAGTGGACCCCCCACGCGAGGGCGAGACGCCGGGCGGTGGCGATGCTCGGCGTCAGGCTAAGCACGGGAGACTCCGGCCGCTCGCGCGCGGCGCGCAGGCTGGTGTGGCCGGAGCTCGTGTAGCAGACGATCGCCGAGGCCTGAAGCAGGGCGACCGCGCGGCCCATCGCGGAGCAGACCGCGTCGGCGACCTCGCCCCCCGCACGCGCTGGGGTGTGGGACACCTCGATCAGCTGGCGGTACAGCGGATCGCTTTCGACCTGCCGGATGATGCGGTCCATCATTGCGACCGCTTCGACGGGATGCTTGCCGGCGGCCGACTCGGCCGAGAGCATCACCGCGTCGGCGCCGTCGAAGACCGCGGTGGCGACGTCGGACGCCTCCGCCCGGGTCGGCACCGGGCTCACGATCATCGACTCGAGCATCTGCGTCGCCACGATCACCGGCCGGCCCAGGCGGCGGCAGGTGCGCACCGCCTGCTTCTGGATCGCGGGCACGCGCTCGGCCGGCAGCTCGACGCCGAGATCGCCGCGCGCCACCATCACCGCGTCCGACACGGTCGCGATCTCGTCGAGCTGTTCGACGGCCCGGGGTTTCTCGAGCTTGGTGACGATCAGCGCGCGGGCACCGATGAGCGCCCGCGCCTCGACCACGTCTTCCGGCCGTTGCACGAACGACAGGGCGATCCAGTCCGCACCGAGCTCGAGCGCAAGGTCGAGATTGCGCCGGTCCTTCGCCGTGAGCGCACTGACGGGGAGCACGACGCCGGGAACGTTCACGCCCTTGCGCTCGGAGAGCTTCCCGCCGACCGCGACCCGGGTCGCGGCGAAATCGGCCCCGCAGCGTTCGACGACCACGCGCAGCTTGCCGTCGTCGAGCAGCAGTTCCGTGCCCGGCACCAGCGCGGCGAAGATCTCCGGATGAGGCAGGCTCGCGCGCCGGTCGTCGCCGGGCGCCGGATCGAGGTCGAGGCGGAAGGACTCGCCCTCGACGAGCGTGACCGCGCCGGCGGCGAACGTGCCGACCCGCAGCTTCGGTCCCTGCAGGTCGGCCAGGATGCCGATCGGCCGTCCCGTCTCCCGTTCGAGCGCGCGCACCGTGCGGAAGCGCGCCGCGTGATCGTCCGCGTCGCCGTGGCTGAAGTTCAGGCGGAACACGTCCACGCCGGCCAGGAAGAGCCGCCGCACCATGTCCTCGCTGCTGCTCGCCGGCCCGAGCGTCGCGACGATCTTCGCGTTTCGCGTTCTGCGCATGTCAGTCTTCCACGACACGAGGGGGCACGCCCCCTCGCGCTCCCCGTGGGCAGGAAACCTGCGGTTTCGTCCGTCCCACGCTACTCCTGTCTCAGCGCCGCGTTCACGATCTCGCGCGCCTCGTGCACGATCGCGTCGAGGTGCGCGGGACCGACGAAGCTCTCGGCATAGATCTTGTAGACGTTCTCGGTGCCCGACGGCCGCGCTGCGAACCAGCCGCTGCGGACGGTCACCTTCAGGCCGCCGATCGGCGCGCCGTTGCCGGGCGCCACGGTGAGCTTGGCCGTGATCGGCTCGCCCGCGAGCGCGGAGGCGGCGACGTCGCCGGACGACAGCCCCGCGAGCCGCGCCTTCTGCGCGGGCGTCGCCGGCGCGTCGATGCGTACGTAGTGCGG
It encodes:
- a CDS encoding glyceraldehyde 3-phosphate dehydrogenase NAD-binding domain-containing protein — protein: MAIKVGINGFGRIGRLVFQALCDQGLLGREVDVVGI
- the pyk gene encoding pyruvate kinase is translated as MRRTRNAKIVATLGPASSSEDMVRRLFLAGVDVFRLNFSHGDADDHAARFRTVRALERETGRPIGILADLQGPKLRVGTFAAGAVTLVEGESFRLDLDPAPGDDRRASLPHPEIFAALVPGTELLLDDGKLRVVVERCGADFAATRVAVGGKLSERKGVNVPGVVLPVSALTAKDRRNLDLALELGADWIALSFVQRPEDVVEARALIGARALIVTKLEKPRAVEQLDEIATVSDAVMVARGDLGVELPAERVPAIQKQAVRTCRRLGRPVIVATQMLESMIVSPVPTRAEASDVATAVFDGADAVMLSAESAAGKHPVEAVAMMDRIIRQVESDPLYRQLIEVSHTPARAGGEVADAVCSAMGRAVALLQASAIVCYTSSGHTSLRAARERPESPVLSLTPSIATARRLALAWGVHSVHIEGVRDVAEMTDLACRVSRREGFAEPGQTIVAIAGMPFGTPGTTNLMRIATA